Proteins co-encoded in one Kocuria flava genomic window:
- the gyrB gene encoding DNA topoisomerase (ATP-hydrolyzing) subunit B: protein MATEEPQQREYGAGDITVLEGLEAVRKRPGMYIGSTGPRGLHHLVYEVVDNSVDEALAGYCDAIEVVLQADGGVRVSDNGRGIPVDVHPTEGKPTVEVVMTILHAGGKFGGGGYAVSGGLHGVGISVVNALSRRVETEVRRQGRVWRMAFGDGGRPQGPLEAGEETDRTGTTQVFWPDPEIFETVEFDFETLRARFQQMAFLNKGLRITLVDERRLEETGEEIAGSGADAGEPVEGRDGGTDAPQFNHLGHDEAGHRRVVYKYDHGLLDYVTFLNTTKKADLVHDDVIALEAEDGGRNMSLELAMQWTTAYSESVHTYANTINTHEGGTHEEGFRSALTGLINRYARENRLLRDKDENLTGDDVREGLTAVISIKLTEPQFEGQTKTKLGNSEAKTFVQREVNDRFGDWLERNPAAAKEIIRKAINASQARLAARKARETTRRKGLLESGGMPGKLKDCSSKDPSVSEIYLVEGDSAGGSAVQGRDPAHQAILPLRGKILNVERARLDRALSNAEVQSMITAFGAGIGDDFDIEKARYHKIVLMADADVDGQHITTLLLTLLFRFMRPLIEHGFVYLAQPPLYRVKWSNAPHDYVYSDAERDQVVARGLANNQRLPKENGIQRYKGLGEMDYTELWDTTMDPDRRTLLQVTMEDAAAADQTFSVLMGEDVESRREFIQQNAKDIRFLDI from the coding sequence GTGGCAACAGAGGAACCGCAGCAGCGCGAGTACGGCGCCGGCGACATCACGGTGCTGGAGGGCCTCGAGGCCGTCCGGAAGCGCCCCGGCATGTACATCGGCTCGACGGGCCCGCGCGGGCTGCACCACCTGGTCTACGAGGTGGTCGACAACTCGGTGGACGAGGCCCTGGCGGGGTACTGCGACGCCATCGAGGTGGTGCTGCAGGCCGACGGCGGCGTGCGCGTGAGCGACAACGGCCGCGGCATCCCCGTGGACGTCCACCCCACCGAGGGCAAGCCCACCGTCGAGGTCGTCATGACCATCCTGCACGCCGGCGGCAAGTTCGGCGGCGGCGGCTACGCGGTCTCCGGCGGCCTGCACGGCGTGGGCATCTCGGTGGTCAACGCGCTGTCCCGGCGCGTCGAGACCGAGGTGCGGCGCCAGGGCCGCGTGTGGCGGATGGCCTTCGGCGACGGCGGCCGTCCCCAGGGCCCGCTCGAGGCCGGCGAGGAGACGGACCGGACCGGCACCACGCAGGTGTTCTGGCCGGACCCGGAGATCTTCGAGACCGTCGAGTTCGACTTCGAGACGCTGCGGGCGCGGTTCCAGCAGATGGCGTTCCTGAACAAGGGCCTGCGGATCACGCTCGTGGACGAGCGCCGCCTGGAGGAGACCGGGGAGGAGATCGCCGGCTCGGGCGCCGACGCGGGCGAGCCGGTCGAGGGCCGCGACGGCGGCACCGACGCCCCGCAGTTCAACCACCTGGGCCACGACGAGGCCGGGCACCGGCGCGTGGTCTACAAGTACGACCACGGCCTGCTCGACTACGTCACCTTCCTGAACACCACCAAGAAGGCCGACCTGGTCCACGACGACGTCATCGCGCTCGAGGCCGAGGACGGCGGCCGCAACATGTCCCTCGAGCTCGCGATGCAGTGGACGACCGCCTACAGCGAGTCGGTGCACACCTACGCGAACACGATCAACACCCACGAGGGCGGCACCCACGAGGAGGGCTTCCGCTCCGCGCTGACCGGGCTGATCAACCGCTACGCGCGCGAGAACCGGCTGCTGCGGGACAAGGACGAGAACCTCACCGGCGACGACGTCCGCGAGGGGCTCACGGCGGTCATCTCGATCAAGCTCACCGAGCCGCAGTTCGAGGGCCAGACGAAGACCAAGCTCGGCAACTCGGAGGCCAAGACCTTCGTGCAGCGGGAGGTCAACGACCGGTTCGGCGACTGGCTCGAGCGCAACCCGGCCGCCGCGAAGGAGATCATCCGCAAGGCCATCAACGCCTCCCAGGCGCGCCTGGCCGCCCGCAAGGCACGCGAGACGACCCGGCGCAAGGGCCTGCTCGAGTCCGGCGGCATGCCCGGCAAGCTCAAGGACTGCTCCTCCAAGGACCCCTCGGTCTCGGAGATCTACCTCGTGGAGGGCGACTCCGCGGGCGGCTCCGCGGTGCAGGGCCGCGACCCGGCCCACCAGGCGATCCTGCCGCTGCGGGGGAAGATCCTCAACGTGGAGCGCGCCCGCCTGGACCGGGCGCTGTCCAACGCCGAGGTGCAGTCGATGATCACGGCCTTCGGCGCCGGGATCGGGGACGACTTCGACATCGAGAAGGCCCGGTACCACAAGATCGTGCTCATGGCCGACGCCGACGTCGACGGCCAGCACATCACCACGCTGCTGCTGACCCTGCTCTTCCGGTTCATGCGCCCGCTCATCGAGCACGGCTTCGTCTACCTCGCGCAGCCGCCGCTGTACCGGGTCAAGTGGTCCAACGCCCCGCACGACTACGTCTACTCCGACGCCGAGCGGGACCAGGTCGTCGCCCGCGGGCTGGCGAACAACCAGCGGCTGCCGAAGGAGAACGGCATCCAGCGGTACAAGGGTCTCGGCGAGATGGACTACACCGAGCTGTGGGACACCACCATGGACCCCGACCGCCGGACCCTGCTGCAGGTCACCATGGAGGACGCCGCCGCCGCGGACCAGACGTTCTCCGTGCTCATGGGCGAGGACGTCGAGTCCCGCCGCGAGTTCATCCAGCAGAACGCCAAGGACATCCGGTTCCTCGACATCTGA